In Amia ocellicauda isolate fAmiCal2 chromosome 16, fAmiCal2.hap1, whole genome shotgun sequence, the following proteins share a genomic window:
- the LOC136711475 gene encoding histone H2A-like has translation MSGRGKTGGKQRAKAKTRSSRAGLQFPVGRVHRLLRKGNYAQRVGAGAPVYLAAVLEYLTAEILELAGNAARDNKKTRIIPRHLQLAVRNDEELNKLLGGVTIAQGGVLPNIQAVLLPKKTEKPAKK, from the coding sequence ATGAGCGGAAGAGGCAAAACCGGCGGAAAGCAGAGAGCGAAGGCCAAGACTcgctcctccagggctggactaCAGTTCCCAGTCGGCCGTGTCCACAGGCTGCTGCGGAAGGGAAACTATGCCCAGCGCGTCGGTGCTGGAGCCCCGGTCTATCTGGCCGCTGTGCTGGAGTATCTGACCGCCGAGATCCTGGAGCTGGCTGGCAACGCCGCCCGGGACAACAAGAAGACCCGCATCATCCCCCGGCACCTGCAGCTCGCCGTCCGCAACGACGAGGAGCTGAACAAGCTGCTGGGCGGCGTGACCATCGCCCAGGGCGGCGTGCTGCCCAACAtccaggccgtgctgctgcccaaGAAGACCGAGAAGCCCGCCAAGAAGTAA
- the LOC136711481 gene encoding histone H4 — protein MSGRGKGGKGLGKGGAKRHRKVLRDNIQGITKPAIRRLARRGGVKRISGLIYEETRGVLKVFLENVIRDAVTYTEHAKRKTVTAMDVVYALKRQGRTLYGFGG, from the coding sequence ATGTCTGGAAGAGGTAAGGGTGGAAAGGGACTCGGTAAAGGAGGCGCTAAGCGTCATCGTAAAGTGCTCCGTGATAACATCCAGGGAATCACCAAGCCCGCTATTCGCCGCCTGGCTCGGCGTGGTGGAGTCAAGCGCATCTCCGGCCTGATCTACGAGGAGACCCGTGGAGTGCTGAAGGTGTTCCTGGAGAATGTGATCCGTGATGCCGTCACCTACACCGAGCACGCCAAGAGGAAGACCGTCACCGCCATGGATGTGGTGTACGCGCTGAAGCGCCAGGGTCGCACTCTGTACGGCTTCGGAGGATAA
- the LOC136711470 gene encoding histone H1 produces the protein MAEEVAPAPAAAPAKAPKKKAAAKPKKAGPSVSDLIVKAVSASKERSGVSLAALKKSLAASGYDVEKNNSRVKVAVKSLVTKGALVQVKGTGASGSFKLNKQQAEAKKKPATKTAAKPKKPAAKKPAAAKKPAAAAKSKKPAAKKPAAAKKSPKKAKKPAAAKKATKSPKKVAKKPAAPKKATKSPKKAKAAKPKVAKPKTVKPKAKKAAPKKK, from the coding sequence atggCGGAAGAAGTCGCTCCAGCTCCCGCCGCCGCTCCGGCCAAGGCGCCCAAGAAGAAAGCCGCCGCCAAGCCCAAGAAGGCAGGACCCAGCGTGAGCGATCTGATCGTTAAAGCTGTGTCCGCTTCCAAGGAGAGGAGCGGCGTCTCGCTGGCCGCTCTGAAGAAATCCTTGGCGGCCAGCGGCTACGACGTGGAGAAGAACAACTCCCGCGTCAAGGTTGCAGTCAAGAGCCTGGTGACCAAGGGCGCTCTGGTGCAGGTTAAGGGCACCGGCGCTTCGGGCTCCTTCAAGCTGAACAAGCAGCAGGCGGAGGCCAAGAAGAAGCCCGCCACGAAGACCGCTGCTAAGCCCAAGAAGCCAGCGGCCAAGAAACCCGCCGCCGCCAAGAAACCCGCTGCGGCTGCAAAGTCCAAAAAGCCCGCAGCGAAGAAGCCAGCGGCCGCCAAGAAGTCTCCCAAGAAGGCCAAGAAGCCCGCGGCGGCCAAAAAGGCGACCAAGAGCCCCAAAAAAGTTGCTAAGAAGCCGGCGGCGCCCAAGAAGGCCACCAAGAGCCCCAAGAAAGCCAAGGCGGCCAAGCCCAAAGTGGCCAAACCCAAAACCGTCAAGCCGAAAGCCAAGAAGGCGGCTCCGAAGAAAAAGTGA
- the LOC136711480 gene encoding histone H4, giving the protein MSGRGKGGKGLGKGGAKRHRKVLRDNIQGITKPAIRRLARRGGVKRISGLIYEETRGVLKVFLENVIRDAVTYTEHAKRKTVTAMDVVYALKRQGRTLYGFGG; this is encoded by the coding sequence ATGTCTGGAAGAGGTAAGGGTGGGAAGGGACTCGGTAAAGGAGGCGCTAAGCGCCATCGTAAAGTGCTCCGTGATAACATCCAAGGAATCACCAAGCCCGCTATTCGCCGCCTGGCTCGGCGTGGTGGAGTCAAGCGCATCTCCGGCCTGATCTACGAGGAGACCCGTGGAGTGCTGAAGGTGTTCCTGGAGAATGTGATCCGTGATGCCGTCACCTACACCGAGCACGCCAAGAGGAAGACCGTCACCGCCATGGATGTGGTGTACGCGCTGAAGCGCCAGGGTCGCACTCTGTACGGCTTCGGAGGATAA
- the LOC136711472 gene encoding histone H3, whose product MARTKQTARKSTGGKAPRKQLATKAARKSAPATGGVKKPHRYRPGTVALREIRRYQKSTELLIRKLPFQRLVREIAQDFKTDLRFQSSAVMALQEASEAYLVGLFEDTNLCAIHAKRVTIMPKDIQLARRIRGERA is encoded by the coding sequence ATGGCCAGGACAAAGCAGACTGCTCGCAAATCCACCGGCGGAAAGGCGCCTAGAAAGCAGCTGGCGACCAAAGCTGCTCGCAAGAGCGCCCCGGCCACCGGCGGAGTGAAGAAGCCTCACCGCTACAGGCCCGGCACTGTGGCTCTCCGGGAGATCCGCCGCTACCAGAAATCCACCGAGCTGCTGATCCGCAAGCTGCCCTTCCAGCGCCTGGTCCGAGAGATCGCCCAGGACTTCAAGACCGACCTGCGCTTCCAGAGCTCCGCCGTCATGGCTCTGCAGGAGGCCAGCGAGGCTTACTTGGTCGGCCTGTTCGAGGACACCAACCTGTGCGCCATTCACGCCAAGAGAGTCACCATCATGCCCAAAGACATCCAGCTGGCCCGCCGCATCCGGGGAGAGCGAGCCTAG